A genomic region of Cryptococcus gattii WM276 chromosome F, complete sequence contains the following coding sequences:
- a CDS encoding Hypothetical Protein (Similar to TIGR gene model, INSD accession AAW44017.1), which translates to MPRPSISTALARLSIRSLQTSAPLPPPTTSLPPSSSTTPIPNLPPLLPSTAPSPLPSSTSDALSLIKSQSTPSTGRYILARLHARTYLLHPRDILTLPTLKPLQAPGSTLSLTKILEVGSREYSLRSPAAQAKELKKGLTWKEKKTVEFATIPPEVVRCELTVLEHTKSPMERLLKKKRRKGYKKTIEHKQGWTRLRVGDILLGEGNMVKPEGIQI; encoded by the exons ATGCCCAGGCCATCGATCTCCACAG CCCTCGCGAGGCTCTCCATCCGCTCCCTCCAAACTTCAGCGCCCCTCCCACCGCCAACGACTAGCctccctccttcctcctctaCCACCCCCATCCCTAACCTTCCGCCCCTCTTACCCTCCACGGCCCCATCCCCCCTCCCTTCATCCACCTCCGATGCTCTTTCTCTCATCAAATCACAATCTACCCCTTCCACAGGGCGATATATTCTTGCCAGGTTACATGCTCGAACCTacctcctccacccccGTGATATCCTCACCTTGCCTACCCTCAAGCCTCTCCAGGCCCCAGGGTCCACTTTGTCCCTCACGAAAATCCTTGAAGTTGGTTCTAGAGAGTACTCTCTCCGATCTCCTGCTGCTCAAGCAAAGGAGCTTAAGAAGGGCTTGACatggaaagagaagaagactgtCGAATTTGCTACCATACCCCCTGAGGTCGTCAGATGCGAGTTGACCGTTCTGGAGCACACAAAAAGCCCCATGGAGAGGttgctgaagaagaagaggagaaagggTTACAAGAAGACTATTGAGCACAAGCAAGGTTGGACGAGACTGAGGGTCGGAGACATCTTATTGGGTGAAGGGAATATGGTGAAGCCCGAGGGAATCCAAATCTAG
- a CDS encoding Kinesin, putative (Similar to TIGR gene model, INSD accession AAW44238.1): MEQENNPQLLSRLPRLASPTKPSSIPVASAASSIPHMPPLTSDNNANTGISKRKMPSSPMRPPVAKRSISGGAPPVPVSTLGKSTMGAAASAGLRTSQRKPTSGGFVPKPKAPASRPTASLGVSTRRTTGSSGSASSASSSGATVRPTGSRSRSGLAPPARPPTAAGTSRLGAMTRAGSALGRSTGPSTRLGARVPATSGAVKDHDGRLENVEMMLGNFHHLFEAEQAKISTLQSSQESLQALLQSTQMTERAARLDLTSASEEIAALRSSHAREVDELERAIARKDREKENLEDELRDGRDELSRERDIVRALKVQLAEQSTRHLTLEAQLSASQTQLTNLQSEVERATLAVSAMKAELQVGQDRARDAELKAEKKVREAEEERDRRIAEIEEELRTAETIRRKLHNQVQELKGNIRVFARVRPVLPHELSNPEGVADIAYGDERTAQETGQSQIVVTSKSESATGKEREQINQFTFDKASLLPNMTYRSSLLRLAKRRYLRKFPCSLSLFWTATMYVSLRTGKRALVNHGRWKDEENAGLIPRAIDMIFKVSGQLKDRGWKYQMEGQFLEVYNEVINDLLGNGQFDTKKHEIKLDKDGKISVTEAVSVPLSNPRQVHTLLERAQSRRAVAATLMNERSSRSHSVFTLKVRGVNPVTDEKCEAMLNLVDLAGSERIEKSGAGENKDRLKEAININKSLSALADVIGALGQGQQGGHVPYRNSTLTRLLQTSLSGSSKTLMLCNLSPLATHLGETLCSLRFATKVNTTQVGQAKKAISR, from the exons ATGGAGCAGGAAAACAACCCACAACTCCTATCAAGGCTTCCACGCTTGGCGTCTCCCACAAAGCCATCTTCCATCCCAGTCGCTTCTGCCGCTTCCTCCATCCCACACATGCCACCTCTTACCTCAGACAACAATGCAAACACCGGCATCAGCAAGCGAAAGATGCCATCGTCACCAATGCGTCCTCCAGTAGCCAAGAGATCAATATCTGGTGGAGCACCGCCTGTCCCTGTAAGTACTCTGGGAAAGTCGACTATGGGCGCTGCTGCATCCGCAGGCTTGAGAACTTCTCAAAGAAAGCCCACTTCGGGCGGATTCGTGCCGAAACCAAAAGCACCTGCGTCAAGGCCGACAGCATCTTTGGGTGTATCCACTAGAAGGACTACGGGTAGTTCTGGTAGTGCTTCTTCTGCATCATCTTCGGGAGCTACTGTGCGACCTACAGGCAGCAGGAGCAGATCAGGTCTCGCCCCGCCCGCCAGACCTCCGACCGCAGCGGGAACCTCTAGACTGGGAGCAATGACTAGAGCTGGCAGCGCCCTTGGTAGAAGTACAGGCCCTAGTACAAGGCTTGGTGCTCGTGTACCTGCTACATCTGGAGCTGTAAAG GACCATGACGGACGATTGGAAAATGTCGAAATGATGCTGGGTAActtccatcatctcttTGAAGCAGA GCAAGCTAAGA TTTCAACTCTTCAGTCATCTCAAGAGAGCCTCcaagctcttcttcagtcCACCCAAATGACCGAACGTGCAGCCCGTCTTGATCTGACATCTGCTTCTGAGGAGATTGCCGCTCTGCGCTCATCACATGCTCGCGAGGTCGATGAACTGGAAAGGGCAATCGCAAGAAAGGAcagagagaaggaaaatTTGGAGGACGAGCTGCgggatggaagagatgagCTCAGTAGAGAAAGGGATATCGTGAGAGCATTGAAAGTCCAGCTTGCGGAGCAGTCCACCAGACATCTCACCCTTGAAGCTCAACTTTCTGCGTCGCAAACACAGCTCACTAACCTTCAGTCAGAGGTTGAGCGTGCAACGCTCGCTGTCTCTGCCATGAAGGCTGAGCTTCAAGTCGGACAAGATCGAGCACGCGATGCAGAATTGAAAGCGGAGAAAAAGGTACgagaagcagaagaagagagggatAGACGAATTGCCGAGATCGAAGAAGAATTAAGAACGGCGGAGACAATCAGGAGAAAGCTTCACAACCAGGTGCAGGAGCTAAAGGGCAATATCAGAGTGTTTGCGAGGGTCAGGCCTGTCTTGC CGCATGAACTGAGCAACCCGGAGGGGGTGGCTGATATTGCCTATGGTGATGAGCGTACAGCGCAAGAAACGGGTCAAAGTCAGATCGTGGTGACATCTAAGTCTGAAAGTGCCACAGGCAAAGAAAGAGAACAGATCAATCAATTTACATTCGACAAGGCGAGTCTT TTACCTAACATGACATACAGATCTTCGCTCCTAAGGCTGGCCAAAAGGAGGTATTTGAGGAAATTTCCATGCTCGCTCAGTCTGTTCTGGACGGCTACAAT GTATGTATCTTTGCGTACGGGCAAACGGGCTCTGGTAAATCATGGACGATGGAAG GACGAGGAGAATGCAGGGTTGATTCCTCGAGCTATCGATATGATCTTCAAAGTCAGTGGCCAACTGAAGGACAGAGGATGGAAATACCAAATGGAAGGACAATTCTTGGAGGTTTACAATGAAGTA ATCAATGACCTGCTAGGCAACGGCCAGTTTGACACGAAGAAGCATGAGATCAAACTCGATAAGGATGGCAAAATTAGTGTCACTGAAGCCGTCAGCG TACCTCTGAGTAATCCCAGACAGGTTCACACACTCTTGGAGCGTGCCCAGTCCAGACGGGCTGTAGCCGCCACACTCATGAATGAGCGATCTTCTCGATCACATTCTGTATTCACTTTGAAAGTGAGGGGCGTTAACCCTGTTACAGACGAAAAATGCGAGGCAATGCTCAATCTTG TCGATCTGGCTGGTTCCGAAAGAATAGAAAAATCTGGTGCTGGAGAAAATAAGGACCGTTTGAAGGAGGCAATCAACATTAACAAGTCCTTGTCTGCCCTGGCAGATGTGATCGGCGCCCTAGGGCAGGGTCAGCAAGGTGGACATGTGCCTTATAGAAATTCCACTCTGACTCGATTACTGCAAACCAGCCTTTCAG GCTCGAGCAAGACTCTTATGTTGTGTAACTTGTCTCCTCTAGCCACGCACTTGGGTGAAACCTTGTGCAGTCTGAGATTTGCGACAAAGGTCAACACTACACAGGTCGGACAAGCAAAGAAGGCTATTTCCCGATAG
- a CDS encoding Arg-6 protein, mitochondrial precursor, putative (Similar to TIGR gene model, INSD accession AAW44246.1) translates to MLRRSHIPRAVLNISRVPASRAFTKPSLPLSASSQLTKKDSNSVLFEFDAHKVGNEIRKRGLANLLGVQREGGMDRDTIIRLLYSLGSRHEVERYLRIFTQSSKASPGGVLPEAKFAVLKIGGAILTNELEDLALSLSFLNRLGLFPVVLHGAGPQLNEILESEGVVPDYEDGIRITDAKTLAVARRVFLQENLKLTTALERLGTRARPIPTGVFTADYLDKSKYGLVGKITRVDKAPIEAAIKAGCLPILTSLAENAEGQILNVNADVAAGELARVLEPMKIVYLNEKGGLFHGVTGKKISTINLDEEYDALMKESWVKFGTKLKIREIKELLDTLPRTSSVAIISTDMLQKELFTDAGAGTLIRRGYKLYKQPSVEAVGSTQLRQVFTERDPEVESGRKSVAEIFSELKNSPHTIYGDEPFDVVAVVSHPPGETPVMTKFLPSRNGILNKIVDNVFDAIKKDHKRLFWTAKADDENRAWHFERADGSFTRAGRSLFWYGVPDVKEVERIIEGFEENGRIERVFLPVGPSIPPHRRAAPAAAPDATPAGARAFSTSVRPSLAGTSNTSTRGYATAVDAAPRKRVALIGARGYTGQNLISLIDNHPHLDLTHVSSRELAGLPLKDYKKSAVNYSNLSVEDVGKMAEANEVDAWVMALPNGVCKPFVDAIDKASKKGGKSVIVDLSADYRFENDWTYGLPELYGRDLVKQATRVSNPGCYATNTQLLLAPLMPHLDKVQMPSIFGVSGFSGAGTKSGEKDAEGRPKTVPKISAEDLKGGIRPYSLTDHIHEREASRHLSSLILSSTNPFSLAFIPNVAPWFSGIISVLTAPLDKSMRASEIIELYEEKYGKEPLVQIQKTVPDVTEVMGKHGWRVGGVQVHSSGKRVVVVGALDNLLKGAATQAMQNLNLALGYEELAGVPTDKF, encoded by the exons ATGCTCCGACGTTCCCATATCCCTCGTGCAGTCCTCAATATCAGCAGGGTACCCGCATCCCGTGCTTTTACAAAGccctctctccctctctccGCCTCCTCTCAGCTCACTAAGAAGGACTCCAACAGCGTCCTCTTCGAGTTCGACGCCCACAAGGTCGGCAATGAGATCCGAAAAAGGGGCTTAGCCAACCTTTTGGGTGTCCAGAGGGAAGGCGGTATGGACCGC GACACTATCATCCGTCTTCTTTACTCCCTTGGATCACGGCATGAAGTTGAACGATACCTTCGTATCTTCACCCAGTCCTCCAAGGCCTCTCCTGGAGGTGTGCTTCCCGAGGCCAAGTTTGCTGTCCTCAA GATCGGAGGCGCCATCCTTACCAACGAGCTCGAAGACCTTGccctttctctctctttcctcaacAGGCTTGGTTTATTCCCTGTAGTTCTCCACGGTGCCGGTCCTCAGCT CAACGAGATTCTTGAGTCTGAGGGTGTTGTCCCCGACTACGAGGACGGTATCCGTATCACTGATGCAAAGACTCTTGCTGTCGCTCGT CGAGTTTTCCTCCAAGAGAACCTCAAGCTCACTACCGCCCTTGAGCGCCTCGGTACCCGTGCTCGACCCATCCCTACCGGTGTTTTCACCGCCGACTACCTCGATAAGTCCAAGTATGGTCTTGTCGGCAAGATTACCCGTGTCGACAAGGCGCCCATCGAGGCTGCCATTAAGGCAGGATGCCTGCCTATCTTGACCAGTTTGGCTGAGAACGCTGAAGGTCAGATTTTGAACGTCAACGCCGACGTTGCCGCCGGTGAGCTCGCCCGAGTTCTCGAG CCTATGAAGATTGTCTACCTCAACGAGAAGGGTGGTCTCTTCCACGGTGTTACTGGCAAGAAGATTTCCACCATCAACCTCGACGAAGAGTACGATGCCCTCATGAAGGAATCTTGGGTCAAGTTTGGCACCAAGCTCAAGATCCGAGAGATCAAGGAGCTCCTCGACACTCTTCCCCGCACTTCTTCTGTTGCCATCATCTCTACCGACATGCTCCAAAAGGAGCTCTTCACCGATGCCGGTGCGGGCACCTTGATCCGACGAGGTTACAAGCTTTACAAGCAACCCTCGGTCGAGGCTGTTGGCAGCACTCAGCTCCGACAAGTCTTTACGGAACGTGATCCTGAAGTCGAGTCTGGCCGCAAGTCCGTTGCCGAGATCTTCTCCGAGCTCAAGAACAGCCCTCACACCATTTACGGTGACGAGCCTTTCGACGTTGTTGCCGTCGTCTCCCACCCCCCAGGCGAGACTCCTGTGATGACCAAGTTCCTTCCCTCTCGTAACGGTATCCTCAACAAGATCGTCGACAACGTCTTTGATGCCATCAAGAAGGACCACAAGCGTCTCTTCTGGACTGCCAAGGCCGACGACGAGAACCGTGCCTGGCACTTTGAGCGAGCGGACGGCAGCTTTACTCGAGCGGGCAGGAGCTTGTTCTGGTATGGTGTTCCCGATGTGAAGGAAGTTGAGAGGATCATTGAGGGTTTTGAGGAGAATGGCAGGATTGAGAGGGTTTTCTTGCCTGTTGGCCCTAGCATCCCCCCTCACAGGCGAGCCGCTCCCGCCGCTGCCCCCGATGCTACCCCTGCTGGAGCCCGTGCCTTCTCTACCTCTGTCCGTCCTTCTCTCGCCGGTACTTCCAACACTAGCACCAGGGGCTACGCCACCGCTGTCGACGCTGCTCCTCGTAAGCGAGTTGCTCTTATTGGTGCCCGAGGCTACACTGGTCAGAACCTCATTTCTTTGATCGACAACCACCCCCACCTCGATCTCACTCATGTCTCTTCTCGTGAGCTTGCCGGTCTCCCTCTCAAGGACTACAAGAAATCTGCCGTCAATTACTCCAACCTTTCTGTTGAGGATGTGGGAAAGATGGCGGAGGCAAACGAGGTCGACGCTTGGGTGATGGCCCTTCCCAACGGTGTCTGCAAACCCTTTGTGGACGCCATTGACAAGGCCTCAAAGAAGGGTGGAAAGAGCGTAATTGTGGACCTCAGTGCGGACTACAGGTTTGAGAACGACTGGACCTATGGCTTGCCGG AGCTCTACGGCCGAGACCTTGTCAAGCAAGCCACTCGAGTTTCCAACCCTGGATGCTACGCTACCAACACCCAGCTTTTGCTTGCTCCTTTGATGCCTCACCTTGACAAGGTGCAGATGCCCTCTATCTTTGGTGTTTCCGGCTTCTCCGGTGCTGGTACCAAGAGTGGTGAGAAGGACGCCGAGGGCAGGCCCAAGACTGTTCCCAAAATT TCGGCTGAGGACCTCAAGGGCGGCATCCGTCCGTACTCTCTTACTGACCACATTCACGAGCGTGAAGCCTCCCGAcatctttcttccctcATCCTTTCCTCTACAAACCCCTTCTCCCTCGCCTTCATTCCCAACGTCGCCCCTTGGTTCTCTGGTATCATCTCTGTCCTCACTGCTCCTCTGGACAAGAGCATGCGCGCGTCCGAAATCATCGAGTTGTACGAGGAAAAGTACGGCAAGGAACCTCTAGTCCAGATCCAAAAGACTGTGCCTGATGTGACCGAGGTCATGGGCAAGCACGGCTGGAGGGTTGGTGGTGTCCAGGTTCACAGCTCAGGCAAGAGggttgttgttgtt GGCGCTTTGGACAACCTTCTCAAGGGTGCTGCCACTCAGGCCATGCAG AACCTCAATCTTGCCCTCGGTTATGAGGAGCTTGCCGGTGTTCCCACCGACAAGTTCTAA